One Bacteroidota bacterium genomic region harbors:
- the sprA gene encoding cell surface protein SprA, which produces MKNLHLIFQNWKNFFSNKSNIIAILFAIIGLGISFLAFSQSANSTSGNLFLSPTISDTTDTIEDEPEEEIDEEDHREVPPQDPNINTRTHGEIFKDSSQTAEWVDSTTYVFIDSTSRVEHFLHKRNELVCANPFVKNPHPLYLENRSTAYQLTVALDSTGRFVDVTEKIYDKDVKIPIRLTLEDYIQQRLEFDRYKSWEALAKVYVSEQKEVGLSEFFGSITNIEIPMPAVGFLSIFGPPKINLRISGAVDIKAGFRSQKSDQTSLSERDQVRNEPNFNQEVQINVNGTIGDKLNILADWNTQRTFEYENQLKLKYTGYEDEIIQSIEAGNVSLQTGGSYIGSSQALFGIKGRFQLGPLSLQTVVSQKKGQTKELTASGGAQEKTFEIRAFQYSTNHYFFDTVYRNIFETLFASLDNQLPFTMLQYQIVEIEVWKTRQGGIFQAGQKEGVALIDLPPIYPNQTYPDSLREFSARSGRIERGTWIKLQPNEYKYNPQAGYISISTSLQNDQALAVAFRTQGATGSLDDDMIFGEFAGSDTSSRAMILKLIRPKYLNPSDKPAWDLMLKNIYSLGGSNLKKEGFELKIYRESGGQADIDELYGTPLLQILKLDRLGDNNSQQPDGLIDFNNRTVDQARAEIIFPSLEPFRKSIREFLISKNESDAVIDSLIFPEIYDTLTYVAQQSRGNRYVLKGKSSTGGQSKYSLGFNIVEGSVQVLLDGSPLSPNVDYTVDYMIGEVIIRSARALVPGANLQIKYEQNDLFQLASKTLIGLRGEMDPLPNTKLGFTWMNLNQETLSDKVRLNEEPTNNSIFGVDAMTSLDLGFLTTAIDALPFIKTKEMSSIKIAGEAAYMLPDPNTKKSSIASDKGSGIAFIDDFEGARRTIPLGVGYSTWRLSSPPGYTPLGNIPDSIKTYSKGKLSWYNRLPSNVFINDIWPNKSVRRGQEQVTVLNLDYFPKERGPFNYSLDIESTLLSEPNKNWAGLMKFLGGTGSNIIEQNINYIELWIKAENMPGSAAANLQRGRLYLNIGKVSEDVIPNKKLNSEDLVKTVNPNGVLNEGEDVGLDMLTDAEERIAYAALVNKYPELSSDPSGDNWAFSTGGIDFSHINGTERSASSPEGRFPDTEDLNTNGSVDLIDSYLEYEVPLDTVYIDSLGFERQNEFIVGGGSLGWHQIRIPLTNFTRKIASGAESSTDILQNVQFVRMWVSGFDQPVRIRIADISLTGNQWQEVNRTDSVLKVSVVNIEDNPEYERPPGVIRERDRTQPDQEIFGNEQSLNIQIRGLVDGQSREAFKYYAYKPLDVFNYRTMKMFVHGERTFDFRGLDEYDADVYLRFGFDSLNYYEYRAPLHQGWDPQNNEIVIKFSDLTSIKEGRDSIRGRSTPVPVPGGPPGSYYVVRGNPALTNIRYIWVGVENPVDKGKAIVSGDIWFNELRVSDVDDTPGWAYRFDTQLKIADFGNATFNYSKMDPYFHGLDLRFGSRTNSVNWAASANFALERFLPSSWQGTSLPFSYSHTENIVNPQYFPNTDIRVDQAAERVRQSLLNEGHSSEQADSAKNSILNEAQTLRISDSYAVPNLRIVIPSSAWYINETFNKIGWKFNYTKSMERNPTIAERISWAWNGGGNYAVAIPPNFYFSPFTKLFAGVWLLEDFKDYKVFYIPIVSFNTGFGVQRGQSYEIARVQSVQRPVFRNFNASRSLAFGWKLTEGGLSSLSGDYALNIESLLLHLETDSAGTQRRFSDILKDIFRTNKLIDFGRDSRYGQRFSINTKPKLPNLLDINKYLDFTLGYSVNYGWQTNFQPGDIGKSAGWDNNITFSSNFKLKALTDPWFAFKDEPETPQAKLPPPRIRERERTDDSTAVMDTTAVEEPVVQPKGPNKIFSQLKTLSKIFIKYPLLDYETINISFTQTNRSTNSGVRGSTGFMNFWGIPPFQDPNPEYGPSRLYQLGIVADPSGKLEFERTTGFPFVKFNVIKGLRAPNAQLPDQFTHTNRISLRTSRPLWEGASLDLTWNLSWAFNKSITLGTDAEGVPSISSMAISGNVDRSFFTLPPVLLFKMLKSNLEEVGKKYNSRRIDITDKASDDVKLAESFEEGMEALPLLRKVLGPLVPRANYSFRWDGLEKTLGIGDYIDRLSFDHVYTSNFAKQWRGNPAGGIRTEGERIGYGFAPLIGLNATMKQLLKGNVTTTLRYNTTSSYDLNIAARNIASTLTQELSFSMNYNRRGFEFPFFGLSLSNDIDLSMSYSMSHNSRTTYEVNQLETNPDGTPLEGTTRTMFEPRLRYVLSSRITASVFYRYTKLAPDEGGSLIPGNTTNEGGLDIRIAIQ; this is translated from the coding sequence GTGAAAAACTTACATCTAATATTTCAAAATTGGAAGAATTTTTTCTCCAATAAATCAAACATCATTGCAATTTTATTTGCAATAATCGGTTTAGGGATATCTTTCCTGGCATTTTCCCAATCGGCAAATTCGACATCCGGAAATTTATTCCTCTCCCCTACAATCTCTGATACAACCGACACGATCGAAGATGAACCCGAAGAAGAAATCGACGAGGAAGACCACAGAGAAGTTCCGCCGCAAGACCCGAACATCAACACCAGAACCCACGGAGAAATTTTCAAAGATTCTTCTCAAACAGCCGAATGGGTCGATTCAACAACTTATGTTTTTATTGATTCCACATCACGAGTTGAACACTTTTTACATAAGCGAAACGAATTAGTTTGCGCCAACCCGTTTGTAAAAAATCCACATCCACTATATTTAGAAAATCGCAGCACCGCATATCAACTTACTGTTGCTTTGGATAGCACCGGACGTTTCGTAGATGTAACCGAAAAGATATACGATAAAGATGTAAAAATTCCGATTCGACTCACGTTGGAAGATTATATACAACAACGATTAGAATTTGACCGGTATAAATCGTGGGAAGCATTAGCTAAAGTATATGTTTCGGAACAGAAAGAAGTAGGTTTAAGTGAATTTTTTGGTTCTATTACAAATATCGAAATTCCAATGCCTGCAGTAGGATTTCTTAGTATATTCGGACCGCCCAAAATCAATTTACGAATCAGCGGTGCCGTTGATATCAAAGCTGGATTCCGAAGCCAGAAATCGGACCAAACTTCACTATCTGAACGCGATCAGGTTCGTAACGAGCCGAACTTCAATCAAGAAGTTCAGATAAATGTGAACGGCACGATCGGTGATAAACTAAATATACTTGCCGATTGGAATACCCAACGTACATTTGAGTATGAAAATCAATTGAAGTTAAAATATACCGGTTATGAAGACGAGATAATACAAAGCATTGAAGCCGGCAACGTCTCGTTACAAACCGGCGGCTCTTATATTGGTAGCAGCCAGGCGCTATTCGGAATCAAAGGGAGATTCCAGTTAGGTCCCCTATCGTTGCAAACAGTAGTATCGCAGAAAAAAGGGCAGACAAAAGAGTTGACTGCTTCAGGGGGCGCTCAGGAAAAAACTTTTGAGATTCGGGCTTTTCAATATTCCACAAATCATTATTTTTTCGATACTGTTTACCGGAATATTTTCGAGACACTCTTTGCTTCTCTCGATAACCAATTGCCATTTACGATGCTGCAATATCAAATTGTGGAAATTGAGGTTTGGAAAACCAGACAAGGGGGTATTTTTCAAGCTGGTCAAAAAGAAGGAGTTGCTTTAATCGACTTGCCGCCAATTTATCCGAATCAAACATATCCTGACTCACTCAGAGAGTTTAGCGCCAGATCGGGAAGGATTGAGCGCGGAACCTGGATTAAGCTTCAACCTAATGAATATAAATACAATCCGCAGGCAGGTTATATTTCTATATCTACAAGTTTACAAAACGATCAAGCTTTGGCTGTTGCATTCAGAACTCAAGGTGCAACCGGCTCCCTTGATGACGATATGATTTTTGGAGAATTTGCTGGTTCAGATACTTCAAGCCGAGCTATGATTCTCAAACTAATCCGACCAAAATATTTGAATCCAAGCGACAAACCTGCTTGGGACTTAATGCTGAAAAATATTTATTCATTAGGTGGATCGAATTTGAAAAAAGAAGGATTCGAGCTGAAAATATATCGGGAATCAGGCGGACAAGCCGATATCGACGAGCTATACGGTACCCCATTACTCCAAATATTGAAACTCGACAGATTAGGTGATAATAATTCTCAGCAGCCCGATGGCTTGATCGATTTTAATAACCGTACTGTAGATCAGGCGCGTGCAGAAATAATTTTCCCGTCGCTTGAACCATTCCGAAAATCAATACGTGAATTTTTAATCTCCAAAAACGAATCCGATGCGGTTATCGATTCTTTAATCTTCCCCGAAATCTACGATACACTCACTTATGTAGCCCAGCAAAGTAGGGGTAATCGTTACGTCCTCAAAGGAAAGTCCTCTACTGGCGGTCAGAGCAAGTATAGTCTTGGTTTCAATATAGTAGAAGGAAGTGTCCAAGTTCTGCTCGATGGTTCTCCCCTATCACCGAATGTTGATTATACTGTTGACTATATGATTGGCGAAGTTATTATCAGGAGTGCACGCGCGTTAGTACCGGGTGCAAATCTCCAAATTAAATACGAACAGAACGACCTCTTCCAACTTGCTTCAAAAACTTTAATAGGTTTGCGCGGCGAAATGGACCCGCTCCCTAATACTAAGTTAGGTTTCACATGGATGAATTTGAATCAGGAAACTCTCAGCGACAAAGTCCGTTTGAACGAAGAACCTACTAACAATTCAATATTCGGCGTCGATGCTATGACATCTTTAGACTTGGGCTTTTTAACTACCGCAATCGATGCCTTACCGTTCATTAAAACTAAGGAGATGTCGAGTATTAAAATTGCAGGCGAAGCCGCGTATATGCTGCCCGATCCTAACACGAAGAAGAGTTCGATTGCAAGCGATAAAGGTTCGGGTATTGCGTTCATTGACGACTTTGAAGGAGCGCGTAGAACTATTCCACTCGGAGTTGGGTATTCAACCTGGAGACTATCAAGTCCTCCCGGTTACACTCCATTAGGAAATATTCCAGACTCAATAAAAACTTATTCAAAAGGAAAGCTCAGTTGGTACAACCGGCTGCCAAGCAACGTATTCATTAACGATATTTGGCCCAATAAAAGCGTGCGGCGCGGTCAAGAGCAAGTTACAGTACTTAATTTAGATTACTTCCCAAAAGAACGCGGACCATTTAACTATTCATTAGATATCGAATCGACATTGCTTTCTGAACCAAATAAAAATTGGGCGGGCTTAATGAAATTTTTAGGCGGCACCGGATCGAATATTATTGAACAGAATATTAATTATATCGAACTGTGGATTAAAGCTGAAAATATGCCCGGCAGCGCCGCTGCGAATTTACAACGAGGGAGGTTATACTTAAACATCGGAAAAGTTAGCGAAGATGTAATCCCCAATAAGAAGCTGAACAGCGAAGATCTAGTAAAAACTGTTAATCCCAATGGCGTTCTCAACGAAGGTGAAGACGTTGGTTTAGATATGCTCACAGATGCTGAAGAAAGAATTGCTTACGCTGCATTAGTAAATAAGTATCCCGAACTCTCTTCCGATCCGAGTGGTGATAATTGGGCTTTTTCAACAGGCGGCATAGACTTCAGCCACATAAACGGAACAGAACGCAGCGCCTCAAGCCCTGAAGGTAGATTTCCCGACACCGAAGATTTGAATACTAACGGCTCGGTTGACCTCATAGATAGTTATTTGGAGTATGAAGTTCCACTCGATACGGTTTATATCGACTCGCTCGGATTCGAAAGACAAAACGAATTTATTGTCGGCGGTGGTTCTCTCGGTTGGCATCAAATAAGAATACCACTCACTAATTTCACACGTAAAATCGCATCAGGTGCTGAGAGTTCCACCGACATTTTACAAAACGTTCAATTCGTCAGGATGTGGGTTTCAGGATTCGATCAACCGGTCCGTATCAGAATTGCAGATATTAGCTTAACCGGGAATCAATGGCAGGAGGTGAATAGAACTGATTCTGTCCTCAAAGTATCTGTTGTAAACATCGAAGATAATCCCGAGTATGAAAGACCTCCCGGCGTAATCCGTGAGCGTGATAGAACACAACCCGATCAGGAAATTTTCGGGAACGAACAATCGCTCAACATACAGATCAGAGGGTTGGTTGATGGTCAATCACGTGAAGCATTTAAATATTATGCCTACAAACCCTTGGATGTTTTTAATTACCGGACAATGAAAATGTTCGTTCACGGTGAAAGAACTTTTGATTTCAGAGGACTTGACGAATATGATGCCGATGTTTATCTTCGTTTTGGTTTCGACTCGTTAAATTACTACGAGTACCGCGCCCCGCTCCATCAAGGTTGGGATCCGCAGAATAACGAAATTGTAATTAAATTTTCTGATTTAACATCTATCAAAGAAGGAAGAGATTCGATACGTGGACGTTCTACACCAGTACCCGTTCCCGGTGGTCCTCCCGGCTCTTACTATGTTGTGCGTGGTAATCCCGCTTTAACAAATATCAGATACATTTGGGTTGGAGTTGAAAATCCAGTTGATAAAGGAAAAGCGATTGTATCCGGCGATATTTGGTTTAACGAATTGCGTGTTTCCGATGTAGATGATACACCGGGCTGGGCTTACCGCTTCGATACTCAACTTAAAATAGCCGACTTCGGAAATGCTACGTTCAATTACTCGAAAATGGATCCATACTTCCACGGATTGGATCTGCGGTTTGGTTCAAGAACTAACTCGGTAAACTGGGCAGCGAGTGCAAATTTTGCGCTCGAACGGTTTTTGCCTTCAAGCTGGCAAGGAACTTCGCTGCCGTTCAGCTATTCACATACCGAAAATATTGTGAACCCACAGTATTTTCCAAATACCGATATACGTGTCGATCAAGCTGCTGAACGTGTCCGACAATCTTTGCTGAATGAAGGACATAGTTCCGAGCAAGCGGACTCGGCAAAAAATTCGATCTTGAACGAAGCCCAAACTTTGCGGATATCAGATTCTTATGCAGTTCCAAATTTACGAATTGTTATTCCATCTTCGGCTTGGTATATCAACGAAACTTTCAACAAGATAGGATGGAAGTTTAATTACACAAAATCGATGGAACGTAATCCAACAATCGCTGAACGTATAAGCTGGGCTTGGAACGGTGGTGGAAATTATGCAGTGGCTATACCGCCTAATTTCTATTTCTCTCCATTCACAAAATTATTTGCGGGCGTTTGGTTGTTAGAAGATTTTAAAGATTATAAAGTATTTTATATTCCGATTGTAAGTTTTAATACCGGGTTCGGTGTTCAACGGGGTCAATCGTATGAAATTGCAAGAGTTCAATCTGTTCAACGTCCTGTTTTCCGTAACTTCAACGCGAGTCGTTCGCTAGCGTTTGGATGGAAACTGACAGAAGGCGGGCTTTCGAGTTTATCGGGCGATTACGCGCTTAATATCGAAAGTTTACTTTTACATTTAGAAACCGATTCGGCAGGTACTCAACGCCGCTTTTCTGATATTCTAAAAGATATTTTCAGAACAAATAAGCTCATCGATTTCGGAAGAGATTCCCGCTATGGACAAAGATTTAGCATCAACACCAAACCCAAACTACCCAACTTATTAGATATCAATAAATATTTAGATTTTACTTTGGGTTATAGTGTAAATTACGGATGGCAAACTAACTTCCAACCGGGCGATATCGGAAAAAGTGCCGGCTGGGATAACAATATTACTTTTTCTTCTAATTTTAAATTAAAAGCTTTAACCGATCCTTGGTTTGCTTTCAAAGATGAACCAGAAACACCTCAGGCAAAATTACCTCCTCCGAGAATTCGAGAACGTGAACGAACTGATGATTCTACTGCAGTAATGGATACAACTGCTGTTGAAGAGCCAGTTGTGCAACCAAAAGGACCCAACAAAATATTCTCACAGCTCAAAACTCTTTCAAAAATTTTCATTAAGTACCCTCTATTGGATTACGAAACAATAAATATATCATTCACTCAAACAAACCGTTCGACTAACTCCGGTGTTCGTGGCAGCACGGGTTTTATGAACTTCTGGGGAATCCCTCCATTCCAAGACCCTAATCCCGAATATGGTCCTTCACGTTTATATCAATTAGGCATCGTTGCCGACCCAAGCGGAAAACTTGAATTTGAGCGAACTACAGGTTTCCCGTTTGTTAAATTCAATGTGATAAAAGGATTGCGCGCACCCAACGCTCAGTTACCTGATCAGTTTACACACACGAACAGAATTTCGCTACGAACAAGCAGACCGTTGTGGGAAGGCGCCTCTTTGGATTTAACCTGGAATTTGTCGTGGGCTTTCAATAAATCAATCACACTTGGTACTGATGCCGAAGGTGTGCCTTCAATCAGCTCAATGGCAATTTCCGGAAATGTTGATCGCTCCTTCTTTACTTTGCCACCCGTTCTTCTCTTTAAGATGTTAAAAAGTAATTTAGAAGAAGTCGGTAAAAAATATAACTCCCGCAGAATTGATATCACTGATAAAGCATCGGACGATGTTAAACTTGCAGAATCATTCGAAGAAGGGATGGAAGCCCTGCCATTATTACGGAAAGTATTGGGTCCACTTGTGCCCCGTGCAAACTATTCATTCCGTTGGGATGGTTTAGAAAAAACTTTAGGAATCGGCGATTATATCGACCGCCTTTCTTTCGATCACGTGTACACATCGAACTTTGCAAAACAATGGCGTGGAAATCCCGCAGGAGGTATCCGAACCGAAGGCGAACGAATTGGATATGGTTTTGCACCCCTCATCGGCTTGAATGCAACGATGAAACAATTGCTAAAAGGAAATGTTACAACTACTCTGCGGTATAACACTACTTCTTCATACGATTTGAATATAGCTGCCCGGAATATAGCCAGCACTTTAACTCAAGAATTATCATTCTCAATGAATTACAACCGCCGTGGTTTCGAGTTTCCATTTTTCGGACTCTCACTGAGCAACGATATAGATTTGAGTATGAGTTATTCGATGTCGCATAATTCGCGCACCACATACGAGGTAAACCAATTAGAAACTAACCCCGACGGAACTCCTTTAGAAGGGACTACGAGAACAATGTTTGAACCGAGATTAAGATACGTATTAAGTTCGCGCATAACGGCCTCAGTATTTTACCGATATACTAAATTAGCACCCGATGAGGGGGGTTCTTTGATTCCGGGGAACACAACAAATGAGGGTGGATTGGATATAAGAATTGCAATACAATAA
- a CDS encoding response regulator has protein sequence MLNKGKILWVDDEIELLRPHILFLKEKGYAVETATNGEDAVDLVTTKTFDLVFLDEMMSGMGGLRTLSEIKNIRPELPVIMVTKSEDEGLMEDAIGSKINDYLTKPVNPSQILLACKKFLEGKKITGEHVSRDYIKEFNEISVSLLSNPDANDWIEIYNKLVGWSSDLDQHPELGLKDTFHDQFRSCNVEFSKFIEKNYRHWLESSDRPPLSVDVVERFLIPELQEGKSVFFFVIDCLRLDQWLGMEVILRDLYNIKKQFYYSILPTATPYSRNAIFSGAWPNDIERRFPEIWEQWEDDDHSRNKNELQFLLNLLGRRKINLKPEPKYIKIIDPEFGKNIEQNILSFTHNKLTSIVFNFVDMLAHGRSDSQLLKEIAPDESAYRSLTQSWFAHSSLLSMFRTLATQKNIKVIVTTDHGSIRCMRGAKVIADRQAATNLRYKFGRNLKVDDKHAIFIKNPNDYRLPNRGVTVNYIIAKEDYYFVYPTDYHKYLAQYRDSFQHGGISLEEMILPVIVLEPKL, from the coding sequence ATGTTAAATAAAGGTAAAATACTTTGGGTAGATGACGAAATCGAGCTTCTGCGTCCGCACATTCTTTTCTTAAAAGAAAAAGGTTATGCGGTTGAAACTGCTACCAACGGCGAAGATGCTGTCGATTTAGTTACTACGAAAACTTTCGACTTGGTTTTTTTAGACGAGATGATGTCCGGGATGGGCGGCTTGCGAACTCTTTCCGAAATCAAAAACATCAGGCCTGAACTGCCGGTTATTATGGTAACTAAAAGCGAAGACGAAGGTTTGATGGAAGATGCCATCGGCAGCAAAATTAACGACTACCTGACCAAGCCGGTTAATCCAAGTCAGATTCTTTTAGCTTGTAAAAAGTTTTTAGAAGGCAAGAAGATTACCGGCGAACATGTTTCGCGCGATTACATTAAAGAGTTTAACGAAATATCAGTTTCATTGTTATCGAACCCCGACGCAAATGATTGGATAGAAATTTATAACAAACTCGTAGGATGGTCATCCGATCTCGATCAACATCCGGAATTAGGTTTAAAAGATACATTTCACGACCAATTCCGCTCCTGCAACGTTGAATTCTCGAAATTCATCGAAAAAAATTACAGGCATTGGCTTGAAAGTTCGGATAGACCACCACTTTCGGTTGACGTTGTCGAACGGTTTTTAATCCCCGAATTGCAGGAGGGAAAATCGGTTTTCTTTTTTGTGATAGACTGTCTGCGGCTAGACCAATGGTTAGGTATGGAAGTTATCCTGCGCGACCTTTATAATATTAAAAAACAGTTTTATTATTCCATCCTCCCTACTGCTACACCTTATTCACGAAATGCAATTTTCAGCGGTGCATGGCCCAACGATATCGAACGCCGTTTCCCGGAAATCTGGGAACAATGGGAAGATGACGACCACAGCCGCAATAAAAACGAGCTGCAGTTCCTCTTAAATTTATTGGGACGACGTAAAATCAATCTCAAACCAGAACCCAAATACATAAAAATAATCGACCCTGAGTTTGGAAAGAACATTGAACAAAATATCCTATCCTTTACACACAATAAACTAACATCTATCGTGTTTAATTTTGTGGATATGCTTGCACACGGCAGGTCCGATTCGCAATTGTTAAAAGAAATTGCCCCCGATGAATCAGCATATCGTTCGCTCACGCAATCGTGGTTTGCTCATTCTTCCTTGTTGAGTATGTTCCGTACACTTGCTACACAAAAGAATATTAAAGTAATTGTTACAACCGACCACGGAAGTATCCGCTGTATGCGCGGCGCCAAAGTAATAGCCGACCGTCAAGCTGCCACAAATTTACGTTACAAATTTGGCAGGAATCTTAAAGTCGATGATAAACATGCTATCTTCATAAAAAATCCAAACGACTACCGGCTTCCCAACCGAGGTGTTACGGTTAATTATATCATCGCAAAAGAAGATTATTATTTTGTTTATCCCACCGATTATCATAAATATCTTGCCCAGTATCGTGATAGTTTTCAGCATGGTGGAATTTCATTAGAAGAAATGATTCTACCGGTTATTGTCCTCGAACCAAAGCTCTAA
- the tsaE gene encoding tRNA (adenosine(37)-N6)-threonylcarbamoyltransferase complex ATPase subunit type 1 TsaE: MNCYITQSEQETIKLGSEFAKTKLKAGDVVALFGDLGSGKTRFVQGICKGFGITEHVSSPSFTIMNEYNTGSLKIYHFDFYRVKSTDEIVDIGFDDYINTDGICVIEWADRVTGLLGSRFEVHFSLGDAENIRDIKIVQLNT, encoded by the coding sequence ATGAACTGCTACATCACTCAAAGCGAACAAGAAACAATTAAACTGGGATCGGAATTTGCAAAAACCAAATTGAAAGCGGGCGATGTCGTAGCCCTTTTCGGCGATTTGGGCAGCGGTAAAACACGGTTCGTTCAAGGTATTTGCAAAGGTTTTGGAATTACTGAACACGTCTCAAGCCCTTCATTTACAATTATGAACGAATATAACACAGGTTCACTAAAAATTTACCATTTCGATTTTTATAGGGTAAAGTCCACCGATGAAATTGTAGATATCGGTTTTGATGATTATATTAATACTGACGGAATTTGCGTCATCGAATGGGCTGATCGTGTAACCGGCTTGCTTGGCAGCAGGTTCGAAGTACACTTTTCACTCGGCGATGCTGAAAATATACGTGATATAAAAATTGTTCAATTAAATACCTGA
- the tsaB gene encoding tRNA (adenosine(37)-N6)-threonylcarbamoyltransferase complex dimerization subunit type 1 TsaB, which produces MKVLGIETATLVCAAAVVENGNIISEKSFTEPNIHSEKIISVIDEVLNTAGSFDAIAISIGPGSFTGLRIGVSTAKGLAYSTGKPMVAVSTLEALVFNIISNRVSDENEIVAALIDARRDEFYTGLYNIRDNEIDVILKPQALRFNELLSKLPLTKVAFVGDGVQKFRQLIETHNYGSENLKFYPDGINFCRASSVAFVGEKLLKSGVTENIAELEPVYIKDFQTLVKIL; this is translated from the coding sequence ATGAAAGTGCTTGGCATTGAAACGGCAACGCTTGTGTGTGCTGCCGCTGTTGTTGAAAATGGAAATATAATTTCGGAAAAATCTTTTACTGAACCGAACATACACTCTGAAAAAATTATAAGTGTGATAGACGAAGTACTGAATACTGCCGGTAGCTTCGATGCGATTGCAATTTCGATAGGACCAGGTTCGTTCACCGGCTTAAGAATCGGTGTGAGTACGGCAAAAGGTTTGGCATACTCAACTGGGAAACCAATGGTTGCAGTTTCAACGCTCGAAGCTCTTGTATTTAACATAATATCCAATCGAGTTTCAGATGAGAATGAAATTGTAGCCGCCTTGATTGATGCTCGTCGCGATGAATTTTATACCGGACTGTATAATATCCGGGATAACGAAATTGATGTAATCCTAAAACCGCAAGCCCTTCGTTTTAACGAGCTACTATCTAAATTGCCTCTCACAAAAGTAGCTTTCGTTGGCGATGGAGTTCAAAAATTTAGACAGTTAATTGAGACGCACAACTATGGTTCTGAAAATTTGAAATTTTATCCGGATGGTATTAACTTTTGCAGAGCCTCGTCGGTTGCTTTTGTAGGCGAAAAATTGTTAAAATCGGGTGTAACCGAAAACATTGCTGAACTTGAACCTGTTTATATCAAAGATTTTCAAACATTGGTTAAAATATTATAA
- the accD gene encoding acetyl-CoA carboxylase, carboxyltransferase subunit beta, whose protein sequence is MAWFRRSKDSIDAATKKKDVPDGLWLKCESCSEIIHRTLLEQQFFTCPKCNLHFRIGSKEYFSILLDEKTFKESDAKMRSKDLLGFVDTKPYKSRIKDMIAKSGLNDAVRTGIGKINGIEVGIAVMDFSFIGGSMGSVVGEKIARITEKARKSKIPLIIVSASGGARMMEGAFSLMQLAKTNARLAQLSDAGIPFISVITDPTTGGVTASFSMMGDINIAEPGALIGFAGPRVIRQTIGRDLPAGFQRSEFQLEHGFVDLVIHRKDLKDNITKLLRMMY, encoded by the coding sequence ATGGCTTGGTTTAGAAGATCGAAAGACAGTATTGATGCTGCAACGAAGAAAAAAGATGTCCCCGACGGTTTGTGGCTGAAATGCGAAAGTTGCAGCGAAATAATTCACCGCACTCTGCTTGAGCAACAGTTTTTTACCTGCCCTAAATGCAATCTACATTTTCGTATTGGAAGTAAAGAATATTTTTCAATCCTCCTCGATGAAAAAACATTCAAGGAGAGCGATGCAAAAATGCGGTCGAAAGACTTACTTGGTTTCGTGGATACAAAACCGTATAAATCAAGAATTAAAGATATGATCGCCAAATCCGGTTTAAACGATGCTGTTCGTACCGGAATCGGCAAAATTAACGGAATCGAAGTTGGTATTGCGGTTATGGACTTTAGCTTTATCGGAGGGAGTATGGGTTCTGTCGTGGGCGAAAAAATCGCACGCATTACCGAGAAAGCACGCAAATCAAAAATCCCGTTAATCATTGTTTCGGCAAGCGGCGGTGCACGGATGATGGAAGGGGCGTTCTCGTTAATGCAGCTTGCAAAAACGAATGCACGCCTCGCTCAACTTTCGGATGCCGGAATACCTTTCATATCGGTAATTACCGACCCAACCACCGGCGGCGTAACCGCTTCATTCTCGATGATGGGCGATATTAATATTGCTGAACCCGGTGCTCTAATCGGTTTTGCCGGTCCGCGTGTAATCAGGCAAACTATCGGTAGAGACTTGCCAGCAGGTTTTCAACGCTCCGAGTTCCAACTTGAACACGGTTTCGTTGACCTCGTTATCCATCGGAAAGATTTGAAGGATAACATCACAAAACTTTTACGGATGATGTATTAA